A window from Bubalus kerabau isolate K-KA32 ecotype Philippines breed swamp buffalo chromosome 5, PCC_UOA_SB_1v2, whole genome shotgun sequence encodes these proteins:
- the LOC129654001 gene encoding protein FAM209-like: MRSVMWFLFWSVCVSSFCAFVFYCLRDDTIELPGKVPCRRHFQIQQNLPEHDRGWLGSKLHWLFLLAVLFMIQKFPGDSDETTVQTLPALQEPSLGSSGKKNKKASPNKDYTVDTLDQLEMDLEKLVSRARNLKLTMATGSNFSLPSFEVPADTNNITIYELWGNEDVDEDSE, encoded by the coding sequence ATGCGGTCTGTAATGTGGTTCCTTTTCTGGTCTGTATGTGTCTCCTCTTTCTGTGCTTTTGTGTTTTACTGTCTGAGAGATGACACCATAGAACTCCCCGGGAAGGTGCCCTGCAGAAGGCACTTTCAAATTCAGCAGAATCTACCAGAGCATGACCGAGGCTGGCTTGGGAGCAAGTTGCATTGGCTTTTTCTCCTTGCTGTGCTGTTTATGATACAGAagtttccaggagacagtgacgaGACTACTGTGCAGACTCTTCCTGCTCTCCAAGAGCCTTCACTTGGCTCTtcgggaaagaaaaataaaaaggcttcCCCCAACAAAGACTATACGGTCGATACCTTAGACCAGCTTGAGATGGACCTTGAGAAATTGGTGTCCAGGGCGCGGAATCTGAAACTCACCATGGCAACTGGCAGTAACTTCAGTCTTCCCAGTTTCGAGGTACCTGCTGACACAAATAACATTACAATATATGAGCTATGGGGCAACGAAGACGTCGATGAAGATTCCGAGTAA